GAGCATGAAGGTGGAGCAAACGGTGAGGACAGGACCAATGGCAAGTCCGTCGAGACCATCGGTGAGGTTTACCCCGTTTGATGCCCCCACTATGATGAAAACACCAAGGATTATATAAAAAACACCAAGGTGCGGCGTGATGTTCTTAAAAAATGGTACGGTAAGTTCTGTTATAAAACCTGACCTTGAATACAGAAAAGCGCTTATGAGGATAGCGAAGAAGACCTGAAGGAATAACTTGGTTCTTCCCGAGATACCCTTGCCGTTCTTTTGGCTTCTTAGTTTCTTTATATCATCTATGAATCCAATACCTCCGAAGGAGAGTAAGGCAAACGTTACAATCCAAATGTAAGAATTCTTTAAATCCGACCACAAGAGTGTCGGTATTATCGTGGAGACGAGGATTACAAACCCTCCCATTGTGGGGGTTCCCTGTTTCTCAATGTGTCTTTCGGGAACATCCTCCCTTTTTTCGCTCTTTATCTTCCATTCATGGAATTTCCTTATGGCATATGGTGTGAGAAAAAAGCTTATAATAAGGGCAGAGAGGATCGCGAGAACGGTCCTGAAGGTAATATATCTGAATACATTAAATGCTGAAAATGTCGTATGGAGCGGATAGAGAAGATAATAGAGCATTTAAATAAGCGCCTCCACAATCTCTTCCATTTTTAATGCCCTTGAGCCTTTCACGAGTATCACATCCCCCTTTTCAACATGTTTTGATACGTACTCTATAAGCGGTTGTCTGCTATCAAATATCCTCGTATTGGTGTTGTCCAATTCCTGAAATGTGTCTTTTACATGTTCGCCCATCAATGCGACCATGGGGATACTGTTCTCCCTTAAAAATCTGCCAAGCTCTTTATGGTAGTAAGTGGTGTTTTTCCCAAGCTCTTTCATGTCCCCGAGAATGACTATTCTCTTTCCCCTGCATGGCAGGTTAAGGAGCGTCTTGATTGCCCATTGCATGGAAGAGGGGTTTGCATTGTACGTATCGTTTACAATCATATATCCTTTTCTGGACTCAACGGGCTGGAACCGCATCGAATAGGAATCGAACGATTCTATGGCCCTGGCGATATGATTTATGCCAGCGTCGATCGTATATGCAATAGATGCCGCAGCGAGGACATTATACAGGTTGTGTATCCCCAGAAGACCGGTCTTTGTTTTTATTGTGTCGGATGAGAGTTTCAGGCTGATATTATAACCCTTCCAGCCCAAATCCTCTATGATGGCAAGATTAAAGTCCGCACTGTGAATAATCCCGAATGAACTGAGGGTCTGTTTTGTGCCATTTTTATAGCGGGTTGAAAGATAGGGATCATCGGCGTTCACAAAGATTGTCCCTCCTTCTTTTGTACCCTCGA
This portion of the Pseudomonadota bacterium genome encodes:
- the mraY gene encoding phospho-N-acetylmuramoyl-pentapeptide-transferase, whose product is MLYYLLYPLHTTFSAFNVFRYITFRTVLAILSALIISFFLTPYAIRKFHEWKIKSEKREDVPERHIEKQGTPTMGGFVILVSTIIPTLLWSDLKNSYIWIVTFALLSFGGIGFIDDIKKLRSQKNGKGISGRTKLFLQVFFAILISAFLYSRSGFITELTVPFFKNITPHLGVFYIILGVFIIVGASNGVNLTDGLDGLAIGPVLTVCSTFMLFAYIAGNIKFAQYLQIFYVKGAGELTILCGAMIGAGIGFLWYNAYPAELFMGDTGSLSLGASLATIAVIIKQEILLVIVGGIFVMETLSVIIQVLSFKWRGKRVFRMAPIHHHFELKGWNEEKIVVRFWIISIILALIALSTLKLR
- a CDS encoding UDP-N-acetylmuramoyl-tripeptide--D-alanyl-D-alanine ligase; translated protein: MWHIDEIVKAVKGTPLSTGREFFTAISTDSRSIQEGELFIPLTGNNFDGHAFIPLACDKSQGGSLCEKGREDIAKSAKGTIILVDNTLQALIDLAKYKRRQSKAKFVAITGSNGKTTTKEILIHIIKNNVPVHYNEKNYNNIIGVSKSILSMEGASEFCVFELGTNSKGEIRTLAEITEPDVSLITNINPSHLEGLFDLDGVLEEKLSLFEGTKEGGTIFVNADDPYLSTRYKNGTKQTLSSFGIIHSADFNLAIIEDLGWKGYNISLKLSSDTIKTKTGLLGIHNLYNVLAAASIAYTIDAGINHIARAIESFDSYSMRFQPVESRKGYMIVNDTYNANPSSMQWAIKTLLNLPCRGKRIVILGDMKELGKNTTYYHKELGRFLRENSIPMVALMGEHVKDTFQELDNTNTRIFDSRQPLIEYVSKHVEKGDVILVKGSRALKMEEIVEALI